The Bernardetia litoralis DSM 6794 genome includes a window with the following:
- a CDS encoding FtsB family cell division protein: MTFFQRINNFYFWFFVGFVLWMFFLDGNDVLNQIRMRQTLEELQAEKEYYGNQIDLLETKKAQINDAKSLEEIAREKYLMTKEGEDVYVVE; encoded by the coding sequence ATGACTTTTTTTCAACGTATCAATAATTTTTACTTTTGGTTTTTTGTTGGTTTTGTGTTATGGATGTTTTTTTTAGATGGAAATGATGTTTTGAATCAAATCCGTATGCGCCAAACATTAGAAGAATTACAAGCCGAAAAAGAATATTATGGCAATCAAATAGACCTTTTAGAAACTAAAAAGGCACAAATAAATGATGCTAAAAGTTTAGAAGAAATTGCTAGAGAAAAATACCTTATGACAAAAGAAGGTGAAGATGTCTATGTGGTGGAATAA
- a CDS encoding two-component regulator propeller domain-containing protein, with protein MRYACTLFCVIIYSFSVHFNFSFAQFTDFGDTPLEAEHLNIEQGLSQSTVLSILQDQKGFMWFGTNDGLNRYDAYKFKIFKSQRADSTSLPDNNIQTLFQSKDGTIWIGTEAGFSKYNLDFDNFTNYSYQAKNKKSLSNDDVSAISEDTTGIIWVGTKNGLNKFDRKTKEFTRFYADGKTGSIPSNNITAIHTDKKGNIWIGTQNGVARYQPKTNNFKVFLADSTFSSLPNGHVTCFFEDRFKALWIGTKNGIGRYNRLGDNISQYKASPSGIEAIEQDENGDLWIISVSELGKFNQNNHTYKRQNIGNTFENYGSFTSMTKSKSGLLWIGTNKNGVFKVNTRTKQFKTFRHNAENPYSLPPAWVWSIDDSDKKNLWVGTADGWSYLNVAKDSAFNYSTFFSSFQNPSNRDITALLNVGDSVLWGAVINNGIFRATLDKQTHIPLEFQTFTENKNDSLNSSPSGNIIYTMYKDSYNKIWIGTLGRGLNEVYEDTTGNYLINLNKQKTNEWNNNKTEKPILKKYKFRYFIHTKNDKKSLAGNSVRVIFEDRNRNLWIGTEEGGLSLAKRDNLGNIISFENYSYKDNEPTSISSNAIRTIWEDESGYLWLGTPNGLNHFDPKTKKALHFGELDPKLSRVIHGILGDKKENLWLSTNNGILKFDIGDSIVWEFNVEDGIQSNEFNSGASHLRKSDGMMFFGGIGGLTMFHPDTVKSNTYLPPVVLTDFKIFNKSVLVRDENNEKSPLTHHISVVDEIILNYEDQVITFEFTALNFLHPENNRYSYRLEGFEENWNEVNDRRFASYTNLPKGEYKFVVRAANNDGLWNNEGASVKIRMRPPFWATWGFRIAVVLLIASGFWVIYYFRTKSIREQNVKLENSVKERTGELLETTEELRVQRDQLENAYANIRLLSDIGREITARLDHKEIIQSVYDNIQNVMPADAFGVALFDEEANYLTVSGFIENGNVLPFHVLDLNDKSELAVKSFNEQREIIIHNIQQEYLKYMEEKPNPSFGKTTTSVVYLPLVLAERKIGVVTVQSYKENAFDTTHLSILRNLATYIVIALDNSQAYTKIEAQKHEIDENRIVLQHKNKDITDSINYAKRIQHALLPPLSILKDAFEAFVLFLPRDIVSGDFYWFTEINGKTIVAAIDCTGHGVPGAFMSIIAETHLDRIVNVMRVVSPALILNELDKAVKSTLRQNETQSRDGMDMSICVIDKQNQTVTFAGAKNPLICISKKGVNQLKGDIRGIGGYSRRYLKKTPTFTEHVIQVTEPTSFYIFSDGYQDQFGGKHDEKFMKKRFRQVLRDIHAEDMDAQKQLLERGFMRWKGQRQQIDDVLVIGFKMG; from the coding sequence ATGAGGTACGCTTGTACACTCTTTTGTGTAATTATATATAGCTTTTCTGTCCATTTTAATTTCTCTTTTGCTCAGTTTACTGATTTTGGAGATACACCTTTAGAAGCCGAACACCTCAATATCGAACAAGGATTGTCGCAATCAACTGTGCTTTCTATCTTGCAAGACCAAAAAGGTTTTATGTGGTTTGGTACAAATGATGGACTAAATAGATACGATGCTTATAAATTCAAAATCTTTAAATCACAACGAGCAGATTCTACCTCTCTCCCTGATAACAACATACAAACGCTTTTTCAATCTAAGGACGGCACTATTTGGATAGGAACAGAAGCAGGATTTTCAAAATACAATCTTGATTTTGATAATTTTACAAATTATTCTTATCAAGCAAAAAACAAAAAAAGTCTTTCTAATGATGATGTATCTGCAATTAGTGAAGATACAACAGGTATTATTTGGGTAGGAACAAAAAATGGACTTAATAAATTTGATAGAAAAACAAAAGAATTTACTCGCTTTTATGCTGATGGAAAAACAGGTTCTATTCCTAGCAATAACATAACAGCAATTCATACCGATAAAAAAGGAAATATTTGGATAGGAACTCAAAATGGAGTAGCTCGCTATCAACCCAAAACAAATAATTTTAAAGTTTTTTTAGCAGATTCTACTTTTTCATCATTACCAAATGGGCATGTAACCTGTTTTTTTGAAGACCGTTTTAAAGCTCTTTGGATAGGAACAAAAAACGGAATAGGAAGATATAATCGTTTGGGAGATAATATTTCACAATATAAAGCATCACCTTCAGGAATTGAAGCAATAGAACAAGATGAAAATGGTGATTTATGGATTATTTCAGTTTCAGAACTCGGAAAATTTAATCAGAATAATCATACCTACAAAAGACAAAATATAGGAAATACCTTTGAGAATTATGGCTCTTTTACTTCAATGACAAAAAGTAAATCAGGGCTTTTATGGATAGGAACAAATAAAAATGGTGTTTTTAAAGTAAATACTCGTACCAAACAATTCAAAACTTTTCGTCATAATGCTGAAAATCCATATAGTCTTCCTCCTGCATGGGTCTGGAGTATAGATGATTCAGATAAAAAAAATCTGTGGGTAGGAACAGCAGATGGTTGGAGCTATTTGAATGTAGCAAAAGATTCAGCCTTTAATTATAGTACTTTCTTTTCCTCATTTCAAAATCCTAGTAATAGAGATATAACTGCTTTGCTTAATGTAGGAGATTCTGTTTTATGGGGTGCAGTAATAAATAATGGGATTTTTAGAGCTACACTTGACAAACAAACTCATATTCCTTTAGAGTTTCAAACTTTTACAGAAAATAAAAATGATAGCTTAAATTCTTCTCCAAGTGGAAATATTATTTATACAATGTATAAAGATAGTTATAATAAAATTTGGATAGGAACATTAGGAAGAGGATTGAATGAAGTCTATGAAGATACAACAGGAAATTATTTAATTAACCTCAACAAACAAAAAACAAATGAGTGGAATAATAATAAAACTGAAAAACCAATACTCAAAAAATATAAATTTAGGTATTTTATACATACTAAAAATGACAAAAAATCACTAGCAGGAAATAGTGTGCGTGTTATTTTTGAAGACCGAAATAGAAATCTTTGGATAGGAACAGAAGAAGGAGGACTTAGCCTTGCCAAGCGAGATAATCTAGGAAATATTATTTCTTTTGAAAATTATTCTTACAAAGATAATGAGCCTACAAGTATTAGTAGCAATGCAATCAGAACAATTTGGGAAGATGAATCAGGTTATCTATGGTTAGGAACGCCAAATGGATTAAATCATTTTGACCCAAAAACTAAAAAAGCTCTGCATTTTGGCGAACTAGACCCAAAACTTAGCCGAGTTATTCACGGAATATTAGGAGATAAAAAAGAAAATTTATGGTTGAGTACAAATAATGGAATACTTAAATTTGATATTGGAGATAGTATCGTTTGGGAATTTAATGTGGAAGATGGAATACAAAGTAATGAATTTAATTCGGGGGCTTCTCATTTGAGAAAAAGTGATGGAATGATGTTTTTTGGTGGAATTGGTGGACTGACAATGTTTCATCCAGATACAGTCAAATCAAATACTTATCTTCCTCCTGTTGTTTTGACAGATTTTAAGATTTTTAATAAATCTGTTCTTGTTAGAGATGAAAATAATGAAAAATCGCCTCTAACTCATCATATTTCTGTTGTTGATGAAATTATTTTGAATTACGAAGACCAAGTAATTACATTTGAGTTTACAGCTCTTAATTTTTTACACCCCGAAAATAATAGATATTCTTATCGTTTGGAAGGTTTTGAAGAAAACTGGAATGAAGTAAATGACCGTCGTTTTGCATCTTATACCAATTTACCAAAAGGTGAATATAAATTTGTGGTGCGTGCTGCAAATAATGATGGGCTTTGGAATAATGAAGGAGCATCTGTCAAAATTAGAATGCGTCCTCCGTTTTGGGCAACGTGGGGATTCAGAATTGCTGTTGTTTTACTTATTGCCAGTGGATTTTGGGTAATTTATTATTTCCGAACAAAATCTATTAGAGAACAAAATGTAAAACTAGAAAATTCAGTCAAAGAAAGAACAGGAGAATTACTAGAAACTACCGAAGAATTGCGTGTTCAGCGTGATCAATTAGAAAATGCCTATGCAAATATTCGTTTGCTTAGTGATATTGGAAGAGAAATAACTGCTCGTTTAGACCATAAAGAAATTATTCAATCTGTTTATGACAATATTCAAAATGTAATGCCTGCTGATGCCTTTGGTGTAGCTCTTTTTGATGAAGAAGCAAATTATTTGACTGTTTCTGGTTTTATTGAAAATGGAAATGTACTCCCTTTTCATGTTTTAGATTTGAATGATAAGAGCGAACTAGCTGTAAAATCTTTCAACGAACAACGTGAAATTATTATTCATAATATTCAACAAGAATATTTGAAATATATGGAAGAAAAACCAAATCCAAGCTTTGGCAAGACAACAACTTCTGTGGTTTATTTGCCTTTAGTATTGGCAGAACGAAAAATTGGAGTGGTAACAGTTCAGAGTTATAAAGAAAATGCTTTTGATACAACTCATTTATCTATCCTTAGAAACTTAGCTACTTACATAGTAATTGCTTTGGATAACTCACAAGCCTACACAAAAATAGAAGCCCAAAAACATGAAATAGATGAAAATAGAATTGTACTTCAACATAAAAATAAAGATATTACAGATAGTATAAATTATGCAAAACGAATTCAACATGCACTTTTACCACCTCTTTCTATCTTAAAAGATGCTTTTGAAGCCTTTGTTTTATTTTTACCTCGTGATATTGTAAGTGGAGATTTTTATTGGTTTACTGAAATAAATGGAAAAACTATTGTTGCAGCCATTGACTGTACAGGACATGGAGTTCCAGGGGCATTTATGTCTATTATTGCCGAAACGCATTTGGATAGAATTGTGAATGTAATGAGAGTGGTAAGTCCAGCATTGATTTTAAATGAACTGGATAAAGCTGTTAAAAGTACTTTGCGCCAAAATGAAACTCAAAGTCGTGATGGAATGGATATGTCAATTTGTGTAATTGATAAACAAAATCAAACAGTAACTTTTGCAGGTGCAAAAAATCCATTAATTTGTATTTCGAAGAAAGGTGTAAATCAACTAAAAGGTGATATTAGAGGAATTGGAGGATATTCAAGAAGGTATCTCAAAAAAACACCAACATTTACAGAACATGTCATTCAAGTAACTGAACCAACTTCTTTTTATATTTTCTCTGATGGTTATCAAGACCAATTTGGAGGAAAACATGATGAGAAATTTATGAAAAAACGTTTCCGTCAAGTACTGAGAGATATTCATGCAGAAGATATGGACGCACAAAAACAACTCTTAGAACGTGGGTTTATGCGCTGGAAAGGGCAACGCCAACAAATAGATGATGTACTTGTGATTGGATTTAAGATGGGGTAG
- a CDS encoding response regulator — protein MPTILMVVDDEPDVQLLMKQKFRKQLRNHEYEFIFAANGSEALEKLKDNPNIDVILCDVNMPEMDGITLLSKTKVVNPTVQTVIVSAYGDMRNIRRAMNNGAFDFVTKPINFNDLGATIAKTIKHVQRLKESITEKEQLHQKLERYSRDLEQTIEERTNEITVQKEIIEAKNQSITESINYAKRIQDAALPRVEEIKESIPDSFIYFKPRDIVSGDFYWFVKEDNKIVVTAADCTGHGVPGAFMSLIGNDLLNEIVTARGVIESDKILNELHNSVRKALRQEENRSRDGMDLALCVIDLENKKLQYSGAKNPLVYFKNGEMTVIKGDKYPIGGVQFQLDRNYISHEVDLSEPIMLYLFSDGYQDQFGGEKSEKFMSKNFKILLQEIHEKPVEEQKQILDEKFKAWKGDRSQIDDILVMGMRF, from the coding sequence ATGCCGACAATATTAATGGTTGTAGATGACGAACCAGATGTGCAGCTTTTGATGAAACAAAAATTTAGAAAGCAACTTCGCAATCATGAATATGAGTTTATTTTTGCTGCCAATGGCTCAGAAGCTCTCGAAAAACTAAAAGACAATCCGAATATAGATGTCATTTTATGTGATGTAAATATGCCTGAAATGGACGGAATTACGCTGCTTTCCAAAACAAAAGTAGTAAACCCAACTGTTCAGACGGTTATTGTTTCGGCGTATGGAGATATGAGAAATATCAGAAGAGCCATGAACAATGGGGCTTTTGATTTTGTAACTAAGCCAATTAACTTCAATGATTTGGGGGCAACCATTGCCAAAACTATAAAACATGTACAACGTCTAAAAGAATCAATCACAGAAAAAGAACAATTACATCAAAAATTAGAGAGATATAGTAGAGATTTGGAACAAACAATTGAAGAAAGAACCAACGAAATTACGGTTCAGAAAGAAATTATTGAAGCCAAAAATCAAAGTATCACAGAAAGTATCAATTATGCAAAGCGTATTCAAGATGCTGCATTGCCTCGTGTAGAAGAAATTAAAGAATCAATTCCAGATTCATTTATTTATTTCAAACCTAGAGATATTGTAAGTGGAGATTTTTATTGGTTTGTAAAAGAAGATAATAAAATTGTCGTAACAGCTGCTGATTGTACAGGACATGGTGTTCCAGGGGCATTTATGTCATTGATTGGCAATGATTTATTAAATGAAATTGTAACTGCGAGAGGAGTTATAGAATCTGATAAAATACTTAATGAACTTCATAATAGTGTCAGAAAAGCATTACGACAAGAAGAAAACAGAAGCCGTGATGGAATGGATTTGGCTCTTTGTGTAATTGATTTAGAAAATAAAAAATTACAGTATTCAGGAGCAAAAAATCCTTTAGTTTATTTCAAAAATGGCGAAATGACAGTCATAAAAGGAGATAAGTATCCTATTGGAGGTGTTCAATTTCAATTAGATAGAAATTATATTTCTCATGAAGTAGATTTGAGCGAACCTATAATGTTATATCTTTTTTCTGATGGCTATCAAGATCAATTTGGAGGCGAAAAGTCAGAAAAATTTATGAGCAAGAATTTTAAAATACTCTTACAAGAGATTCATGAAAAGCCTGTTGAGGAGCAAAAACAAATCTTAGATGAAAAATTTAAGGCTTGGAAAGGAGACCGTTCTCAAATTGATGATATTTTGGTAATGGGAATGCGTTTCTAA
- a CDS encoding DUF3137 domain-containing protein, with protein sequence MHSFAEFKALFDEDLLPHLEDLKKELSWRNILQFGIIIALAAILIVLFVLIAMEIVAIWAVILLSVFLIAGAIWQVHKLADRRDIQLRYKKTVNSKLIEFVAPRGEYSSDGFVSYSDFVDSELFKREPDFYGGDDLLITNQDGVEVQFSEVKAAWEEQGEDIKGNDSSQWHIIFDGIFMVSSLSKSFPDMVIIPDASKGSFGRLGYETKKANEQHGEFVDVEHPEFNDYFTAYAKDAKQAKKMISEDFMDKAVEIAQTIEEPIYFSFKGRKMYVAIRYDKPMFEFNTYIANITSYEKPYEIFKEMDFLVSIGSSLNSMKRREQPRREEDLGGMGNLGSMSSEDLGLTDEEMQAMMGGE encoded by the coding sequence ATGCATAGTTTTGCAGAGTTTAAAGCTCTTTTTGATGAAGATTTACTTCCTCATTTGGAAGACCTAAAAAAAGAACTTTCTTGGCGTAATATTCTTCAATTTGGAATCATAATAGCTCTTGCAGCTATTTTGATAGTTCTTTTTGTATTGATAGCTATGGAAATCGTCGCTATTTGGGCTGTTATTTTATTGTCTGTTTTTCTGATTGCAGGAGCAATTTGGCAAGTACACAAACTAGCTGATAGACGAGATATTCAGTTGCGATACAAAAAAACAGTTAATTCAAAACTCATTGAATTTGTAGCACCACGAGGAGAATATAGCTCAGATGGTTTTGTTTCATATAGCGATTTTGTGGATAGTGAATTATTTAAGCGTGAACCTGATTTTTATGGAGGAGATGATTTATTAATCACAAACCAAGATGGAGTAGAGGTTCAGTTTTCAGAAGTAAAGGCTGCATGGGAAGAGCAAGGTGAAGATATAAAAGGCAATGACTCAAGTCAATGGCACATTATTTTTGATGGTATTTTTATGGTTTCTTCATTAAGTAAAAGTTTTCCAGATATGGTTATTATTCCTGATGCTTCAAAAGGAAGCTTTGGCAGATTAGGCTATGAAACTAAAAAAGCTAATGAACAGCACGGAGAATTTGTAGATGTTGAACATCCAGAGTTTAATGATTATTTTACAGCCTATGCAAAAGATGCAAAGCAAGCTAAAAAAATGATTAGTGAAGATTTTATGGATAAAGCTGTCGAAATAGCTCAAACTATCGAAGAACCTATTTATTTTTCATTCAAAGGGCGAAAAATGTATGTAGCTATTCGTTACGACAAACCAATGTTTGAGTTTAATACGTATATTGCGAATATTACCAGCTATGAAAAGCCTTACGAAATATTCAAAGAAATGGACTTTTTAGTTAGTATTGGCTCTTCTCTAAACAGCATGAAAAGACGAGAACAACCAAGAAGAGAAGAAGATCTTGGAGGAATGGGTAATTTAGGTTCTATGTCTTCGGAAGATTTGGGCTTGACAGATGAAGAAATGCAAGCTATGATGGGAGGAGAATAA